One Chitinophaga parva DNA segment encodes these proteins:
- a CDS encoding RHS repeat domain-containing protein: MHRRIIGIAIALLFALSSKEQNLSPTNMSNVIPPTPEAAAVGKYLDMPVGYATGAAEVSIPLHTLTQGDLSLPLTLSFNTGGIRVPEVPSWVGLGWSLGTGGSITRVVRGLPDDLAVQGYMNTPYKVSYLEGLSPQSNDYFNLIFNQAHNGTLDVEPDMYNYSVMGYSGTFYYDQDSAGFVQTPVTNVRIKATKAADSTVTGWVLTLPDGVKAYFGTSTDGRSGYDRYNSDYSSTKSSQGGYSLSPNKTTTPPHITTWQLMNIVSPGLEHIDFYYSTFSAVDFGMGGEVTDLIGLSGCTTVSNRVTYSSIYEQRLTKSRLSRISTEMEDVYFVPSTAARQDMVGDERALDSIVVRNKKSQLIEGVKFNTGYYSSPLISIPFQGGGEATAATKRLFLRSLTQFGANNISLPPYQFVYDTTHPLPSRLSNSQDYWGFYNGKTNSFLTPKPSTVDLAQGYSDFPNGGDRTVDINYAKAFSLSKIYYPTGGYTEYTYGSNISNRNNISGTQAGYQISPSAAAYHGFYFFYKDASYQQPGNPNLYVDSVTIGPGLIGSVAVALTGCTNYTVFNCPVKIVITGITDPTFNVWVKSATYSLTTPGKYKVTCTLNPNADVNNPDPDFSVQMTWTENPPGDTRNYIVGGLRVEKIVNGDANGKILSKVLKYNYFNDSTTSSGQLLNLPVHAFKTYCGSNTSSAGSQGAVLRMTSGSAVPLSGADGKIIRYENVTEYMADDTVAASKTEYTYSIDLYDVQNLAAEIYPFPTNTSRDWRNGTLEKKDMYVKTGPATYRLLRREQYFYNPYSYYFKTHGLKLSDYPGNADFLNMGINAFGVTPYSIFSERYLLDSTIITSYENSTMATKTVNRYNPQHGYTLAEQITTNSLSQTVSTKSWYAADYAAAAGANLPWMVQNNMVDIPVKQQVTVNSKLADGRVIAYNNYGQPANVYQYESNTLKDSIAHDPATLVPPDYTLRSTMTYAAAHPTRLTKQIGTGDARTTYIWDYNLNYLAAEVKNADSIDVAYTSFEADGTGYWTISSSARDSITTALTGSKSYSLASNISKAGLTTAKTYIVSYFTRNASPFTIAGTVTGYPVKGTTVNGWTYYEHRVTGVTSVSLIGTGMIDELRLYPADAAMQTYTYQPAVGISSVCDPKNQVTYYEYDGMNRLRVVRDAQRNILKVFTYKYADQPVSL, from the coding sequence AACATGAGCAACGTGATACCGCCTACCCCGGAAGCAGCGGCCGTTGGAAAGTACCTCGATATGCCGGTGGGGTATGCGACGGGAGCTGCTGAGGTAAGTATCCCGCTGCACACGCTTACGCAGGGGGATCTCAGTTTGCCGTTAACACTGAGTTTTAACACCGGTGGCATCCGGGTGCCCGAAGTCCCTTCCTGGGTTGGATTGGGATGGTCGCTTGGTACAGGGGGCAGCATTACCCGTGTTGTACGCGGGCTGCCGGACGACCTGGCCGTACAGGGATATATGAACACACCGTACAAGGTGTCGTACCTGGAAGGTTTGTCTCCACAGAGTAATGATTACTTTAATTTAATCTTTAACCAGGCGCATAACGGAACGTTGGATGTAGAGCCGGATATGTATAACTATAGTGTGATGGGCTATTCCGGCACTTTTTATTACGATCAGGATAGTGCAGGTTTTGTACAAACACCGGTTACTAATGTAAGGATCAAAGCTACCAAGGCTGCTGACAGCACGGTAACCGGGTGGGTGCTCACCTTGCCTGATGGTGTTAAGGCTTATTTTGGTACATCAACGGATGGCCGTAGTGGATATGATCGTTACAATAGCGATTATTCCAGCACCAAGTCGTCCCAGGGAGGCTACTCCCTGTCACCTAACAAGACAACTACCCCTCCTCACATCACAACCTGGCAATTAATGAACATAGTGAGCCCGGGGTTGGAACACATCGATTTTTACTATAGTACTTTTTCTGCCGTTGATTTTGGTATGGGTGGAGAGGTAACAGATCTTATCGGGTTGTCTGGCTGCACAACTGTTAGTAACAGGGTTACTTATTCTTCCATCTACGAGCAGCGGTTGACAAAGTCCAGGTTAAGCCGGATCAGTACAGAGATGGAAGATGTGTATTTTGTCCCGTCAACCGCAGCCCGCCAGGATATGGTTGGCGATGAACGTGCACTTGACAGCATTGTCGTTAGGAATAAAAAGAGCCAGTTAATAGAGGGAGTCAAATTTAATACCGGCTACTATAGTTCACCGCTTATATCCATTCCATTCCAGGGTGGAGGGGAAGCAACCGCCGCAACGAAACGCCTGTTTCTCCGGTCATTGACACAATTTGGGGCTAATAATATAAGTTTACCTCCTTATCAATTTGTTTATGACACCACGCACCCGCTTCCGAGCAGGCTGTCTAATTCCCAGGACTATTGGGGCTTTTACAATGGTAAGACCAATAGCTTTCTTACACCTAAACCATCTACGGTTGACCTGGCCCAGGGATATTCCGATTTCCCCAATGGGGGAGATCGTACAGTAGATATTAATTATGCAAAGGCTTTTTCCCTGTCAAAGATCTATTATCCAACCGGTGGCTATACGGAGTATACTTATGGGTCTAATATTTCCAACAGGAATAATATCAGCGGCACCCAGGCAGGCTATCAGATAAGTCCCTCAGCAGCAGCGTATCACGGCTTCTACTTTTTCTACAAGGATGCCTCCTACCAACAACCCGGTAATCCCAATTTGTACGTCGATTCTGTTACGATCGGACCGGGGCTGATAGGTAGTGTTGCAGTGGCACTTACGGGATGCACCAATTATACTGTTTTTAACTGCCCCGTTAAAATAGTGATTACAGGCATCACGGATCCCACATTTAACGTTTGGGTAAAGTCCGCCACTTATTCGTTGACGACGCCGGGAAAATATAAGGTGACGTGTACATTAAACCCCAATGCAGATGTAAATAACCCGGATCCTGATTTTAGTGTACAGATGACCTGGACGGAAAATCCGCCCGGTGATACCAGGAACTATATTGTAGGCGGTTTGCGGGTTGAAAAAATTGTCAACGGTGATGCGAATGGAAAAATACTGTCCAAAGTATTGAAATATAATTACTTTAATGATTCCACCACCAGCAGTGGTCAATTATTGAACCTTCCTGTACATGCCTTTAAAACCTATTGCGGCAGCAATACTTCATCGGCCGGTAGCCAGGGGGCAGTATTGCGGATGACTTCCGGTAGTGCAGTACCGCTTAGCGGAGCAGATGGCAAAATTATCCGGTATGAAAATGTTACAGAATACATGGCGGATGACACGGTTGCTGCATCAAAAACAGAATATACGTATTCCATAGACCTGTATGATGTTCAAAATCTGGCCGCTGAGATTTATCCATTCCCTACCAATACTTCCCGCGACTGGCGTAACGGAACGCTGGAAAAAAAAGATATGTATGTTAAAACCGGCCCGGCAACATATAGACTCTTGCGAAGAGAACAGTACTTCTATAATCCATACAGCTATTATTTTAAGACCCATGGATTGAAATTGAGCGATTATCCCGGCAATGCCGATTTTCTCAATATGGGCATTAATGCATTCGGCGTAACCCCCTATAGCATTTTCTCGGAGCGCTACCTGCTGGATTCAACGATCATTACCAGTTACGAGAACAGCACAATGGCTACCAAAACGGTGAACCGTTACAACCCGCAACATGGCTACACCTTGGCAGAACAGATCACTACCAACAGCCTGTCACAAACCGTTAGTACCAAAAGCTGGTATGCCGCCGATTACGCCGCAGCAGCCGGCGCCAACCTGCCCTGGATGGTACAGAACAATATGGTCGATATACCTGTAAAACAACAGGTAACCGTTAATAGCAAGCTTGCCGATGGGCGTGTTATTGCCTATAATAACTACGGCCAGCCCGCCAATGTGTACCAGTATGAAAGCAATACGTTAAAGGATTCCATTGCGCATGACCCGGCTACGTTAGTGCCTCCTGATTATACGCTTAGATCCACTATGACATACGCGGCTGCTCATCCAACAAGGCTTACTAAACAAATCGGCACCGGTGATGCAAGGACTACCTACATCTGGGATTATAACCTGAACTACCTTGCAGCCGAAGTAAAGAACGCTGATAGCATAGATGTGGCATACACCAGTTTTGAAGCAGATGGAACAGGGTACTGGACCATTAGCTCCTCGGCCCGTGACAGCATTACTACAGCCCTCACCGGTAGTAAAAGTTATTCCCTGGCCAGCAACATCAGCAAAGCAGGGCTCACCACAGCCAAAACCTATATCGTGTCTTACTTTACCAGGAATGCAAGTCCCTTCACCATTGCAGGTACGGTGACCGGCTACCCGGTAAAAGGTACTACCGTAAATGGCTGGACATATTACGAGCACCGGGTAACAGGGGTGACCAGTGTGTCTCTCATTGGCACCGGTATGATAGATGAGCTGCGCCTCTATCCGGCCGATGCGGCTATGCAGACCTATACCTACCAGCCGGCTGTTGGCATATCATCGGTTTGCGATCCTAAAAACCAGGTAACCTACTATGAATATGATGGGATGAACCGGCTGCGGGTAGTGAGGGATGCACAAAGGAACATTCTAAAAGTGTTCACCTATAAATATGCTGACCAACCAGTTTCATTGTAA
- a CDS encoding DUF6443 domain-containing protein, with amino-acid sequence MRLFSLTILLFTCHVAMAQNVPQANPQPVNAHPVTQPAAYNSVNVNYVRTYLPRFGTTDTTAVFAPGNTVQQVAQTSQYLDGLGRPLQTVGKALSPAGYDVVSPLVYDVFGRQQYTYLPYIATGTSDGNFKPAPFAGQATFYRNESLNPGVAIDSIYYGQVQYENSPLNRVLKTYSPGANWAAEGGNRPVQQQYLVNALGDSVRIWAVPTSGSIPTSTSAYTAGQLARSLVIDEQGHRVETFKDKQDRVILKKVSLTAITGGHAGWLCTYYVYDDVGNLRCVIPPQAVEAIRGNWVITQAAYDELCFRYTYDGRDRVTVKKVPGAAIVEMVYDVRDRLVYSRDGNLRAQGKWMITYYDALNRPVETALYAGTETQATLQSQLTSSGTLNPTIPAASLTPLTYTYYDNYSYTGAKAAVTAELSKPQANGNVYAEPASAVSTMTKGLSTGRKELVLGTSQWLMTSIYYDNKGRVLQTVSDNAKGGVITASNLYDFSGRLLSTYMHQTNPSATLTPDLKVLSMTHYNAAGLVDSVSNIINDDPTTRRLVTTNSYDELGRVKTTALGNLETQAFEYNIQGWLSSINKDYINGVSNPKTHFGEILRYDRGFSQSQFNGNIAGAIWRGFNDGVVRAYGFGYDTSGRLAKADYTQQATGVWVQTAMDFSVSGLTYDANGNILSMKQRGLRGTQSATIDSLVYKYLPSSNKLKYVTDNANDPASVLGDFKETAQNKSLNALDTADYAYDQNGNLITDGNKGITAISYNFLNLPEQVNIKGKGVIKFLYDASGQKLRKTVVDSTSTPVRTTVTDYLGGMVFQNDSLQFIQHPAGRVRAKIYAGVPVKYVYDYFVKDHLGSTRQVLTEESDTASYVATMETPNATTENALFSNVDATRTSAPSGFKSDQLTSPDNSVAALNAATGRKIGPALVLRVMAGDTIQVGVSAFYKSGGDAVTRRNFGAQMVSALVQALSSDVSNAGVHTESTGSLPGGMVLDSSTYNDLVKSDPDWDGKPKAYLNYVLFDDQMTLQKEASGVKQVPATPDEAIQLGSGPVVASKSGFAYIYVSNESAQEVDFNNLAVVHKTGPLLEETHYYPFGLTMAGISSNALKGSNYPENRLKYNGIELDTSMGLNAYEASYRDLDPQTGRWWQIDPKIDEDMEAWSPYASNYDNPIRYNDFGGDAPGDGVLSKVWSAAVNTFNFTRQAVNGAVVGTTDNLLGTNLRSDYGARYIHDEASARGWNTGLDAADVAGVAIGDAEITAGAGIVVAGGGATIVSGGAASPASLPAMAGGVAVAAHGLVVIGKSAMNLLNQTGRVNITPAQQKAEKLSQKDRSGQDFTKAGKEAVKDVNKEKNAGTLACENCQTPLKDSPQSKKGVPTPKDAAQVDHIVPKAKGGSGTPANGQVLCPTCNVRKSDKML; translated from the coding sequence ATGCGTCTTTTTTCCCTCACAATACTGTTGTTTACCTGCCATGTAGCGATGGCTCAGAATGTGCCACAGGCCAATCCCCAGCCAGTGAACGCACATCCGGTGACCCAGCCTGCGGCATATAACAGCGTCAATGTAAACTATGTCCGCACTTACCTCCCGCGGTTCGGGACCACTGACACGACTGCTGTATTTGCACCAGGTAACACGGTGCAGCAAGTGGCACAGACCTCCCAATACCTGGATGGACTGGGACGCCCCTTGCAAACTGTCGGCAAAGCCCTCAGCCCCGCCGGATATGACGTGGTGTCCCCGCTGGTGTATGATGTGTTTGGTCGCCAGCAATATACATACCTTCCCTATATAGCTACCGGAACGTCAGATGGTAATTTTAAGCCCGCTCCCTTTGCCGGGCAGGCAACGTTCTACAGGAATGAATCCCTGAATCCAGGCGTAGCTATTGACAGCATTTATTATGGCCAGGTACAGTATGAAAATTCACCGCTGAACAGGGTACTGAAAACATATAGCCCGGGTGCCAACTGGGCGGCCGAAGGGGGTAACCGACCGGTACAGCAACAATACCTGGTAAACGCTTTGGGGGATAGCGTGCGCATATGGGCTGTACCAACGAGCGGAAGCATTCCCACAAGTACCAGTGCCTATACTGCCGGGCAATTGGCCCGCAGCCTGGTGATCGATGAACAGGGGCACCGGGTGGAAACATTTAAAGATAAACAGGACCGGGTAATCCTGAAGAAAGTATCGCTTACCGCCATCACCGGCGGACATGCCGGCTGGCTTTGCACCTACTATGTGTATGACGATGTAGGTAACCTCCGTTGCGTAATACCGCCCCAAGCGGTGGAAGCCATCCGTGGCAACTGGGTAATTACCCAGGCTGCGTACGATGAACTGTGCTTCCGATATACGTATGATGGCCGTGACCGCGTGACCGTTAAAAAGGTACCTGGTGCTGCCATCGTGGAAATGGTTTATGATGTAAGGGACCGCCTCGTGTACAGCCGGGATGGAAATCTAAGGGCCCAGGGTAAATGGATGATTACCTATTATGATGCATTAAACAGGCCGGTGGAGACCGCGTTGTACGCCGGAACAGAAACCCAAGCCACTTTACAAAGCCAATTGACAAGCTCCGGAACACTTAATCCAACCATTCCGGCAGCTTCGCTAACACCGCTTACCTATACTTACTATGATAACTACTCCTACACAGGAGCCAAGGCAGCAGTAACCGCAGAACTCAGCAAGCCACAAGCAAATGGGAATGTGTACGCAGAACCTGCGTCGGCGGTAAGCACGATGACCAAAGGACTGTCCACAGGTAGGAAAGAACTGGTACTGGGTACAAGCCAGTGGTTGATGACCAGCATTTATTACGACAACAAAGGTAGGGTGCTGCAAACCGTAAGTGATAATGCAAAGGGCGGTGTTATTACGGCTAGTAACTTATACGATTTTTCCGGCAGGTTGCTCAGTACATACATGCATCAGACTAACCCATCGGCCACGCTTACACCAGACCTGAAGGTACTCTCCATGACGCATTACAATGCCGCTGGCCTGGTGGATTCGGTTTCCAACATCATTAACGATGATCCCACTACGAGGAGACTTGTCACGACAAACAGCTATGATGAACTTGGCCGGGTAAAGACGACCGCATTGGGTAACCTGGAAACCCAGGCATTTGAGTATAATATTCAAGGATGGCTGAGTAGCATTAATAAAGACTATATTAATGGGGTTAGTAACCCCAAGACGCACTTTGGCGAGATACTTCGCTATGACAGGGGATTTAGCCAATCCCAATTCAATGGCAATATAGCAGGCGCCATCTGGAGGGGTTTCAATGATGGCGTAGTAAGAGCATATGGGTTTGGCTATGATACCAGCGGTAGATTAGCTAAAGCTGATTATACGCAACAGGCTACCGGTGTTTGGGTGCAAACGGCAATGGATTTTTCTGTAAGCGGCCTTACCTATGACGCTAATGGCAACATTTTGAGCATGAAACAAAGGGGGCTAAGGGGGACACAATCTGCGACCATTGACTCTCTTGTTTACAAATATTTGCCCTCCAGTAATAAGTTGAAATATGTAACGGATAATGCCAATGATCCGGCCAGCGTTCTGGGTGATTTTAAGGAAACTGCACAGAATAAATCCCTCAATGCGCTTGATACAGCAGATTATGCCTATGACCAGAATGGTAATTTAATAACAGATGGTAACAAGGGCATAACAGCCATTTCCTACAACTTCCTCAACCTGCCGGAGCAGGTGAATATAAAAGGGAAAGGGGTTATTAAATTCCTGTATGATGCCAGTGGGCAAAAACTTCGGAAAACGGTGGTGGATAGCACCTCAACTCCAGTAAGGACAACTGTCACGGATTATTTAGGGGGCATGGTATTCCAGAATGACAGCCTTCAGTTTATACAACACCCGGCTGGACGGGTGCGGGCTAAAATCTATGCTGGCGTTCCGGTGAAATATGTGTACGATTATTTTGTCAAAGACCACCTGGGCAGCACGCGGCAGGTTTTGACGGAAGAAAGTGATACAGCCAGCTATGTGGCTACAATGGAGACGCCTAATGCGACGACGGAAAATGCGCTGTTTTCCAACGTGGATGCCACAAGGACTTCCGCTCCCTCGGGTTTTAAGTCAGACCAGCTCACAAGCCCTGATAATAGTGTGGCGGCGCTCAATGCTGCCACCGGCAGAAAGATCGGGCCGGCGCTGGTACTGCGGGTGATGGCGGGAGATACCATCCAGGTGGGGGTTTCTGCGTTTTACAAATCTGGTGGGGATGCGGTAACGCGGCGCAATTTTGGCGCCCAGATGGTGTCAGCACTGGTACAGGCATTGAGTAGTGACGTGTCAAATGCAGGGGTACATACGGAAAGCACAGGCAGTCTGCCAGGAGGCATGGTGCTGGATTCCAGTACTTACAATGACTTGGTGAAGAGTGATCCGGATTGGGATGGCAAGCCCAAGGCCTATCTTAATTATGTGTTGTTTGATGACCAGATGACACTGCAAAAGGAGGCCAGTGGGGTAAAACAAGTACCCGCTACGCCGGATGAAGCGATTCAGTTGGGAAGCGGGCCGGTTGTAGCATCGAAATCGGGGTTTGCTTATATTTACGTTTCCAATGAGAGTGCACAGGAGGTGGATTTTAATAACCTGGCTGTTGTGCACAAAACGGGGCCTTTATTGGAGGAGACGCATTATTATCCGTTTGGGTTGACAATGGCGGGGATTAGTTCGAATGCGTTAAAGGGCTCTAACTATCCCGAGAACCGGCTGAAGTATAATGGGATAGAACTGGATACCTCCATGGGATTGAATGCCTATGAAGCTTCTTACCGGGATTTAGATCCACAGACGGGAAGATGGTGGCAGATTGATCCGAAAATAGATGAAGATATGGAGGCTTGGTCTCCATATGCATCGAACTACGATAATCCCATTCGGTACAATGATTTTGGTGGCGATGCTCCCGGCGATGGAGTGCTTAGTAAAGTTTGGAGCGCAGCAGTAAATACGTTTAACTTTACAAGGCAGGCGGTAAATGGGGCGGTGGTCGGAACCACAGATAATTTGTTGGGGACAAATTTAAGATCAGATTACGGCGCCCGTTATATTCATGATGAAGCGAGTGCAAGGGGGTGGAATACGGGATTGGACGCGGCAGACGTTGCCGGAGTGGCTATCGGTGACGCAGAAATAACGGCTGGTGCTGGAATCGTGGTAGCTGGTGGAGGAGCCACGATTGTGTCAGGAGGTGCCGCTTCACCTGCGTCCTTGCCAGCAATGGCAGGGGGAGTCGCTGTTGCAGCACATGGGTTGGTTGTAATAGGGAAGTCAGCAATGAATTTGCTGAACCAAACTGGAAGAGTTAATATCACTCCTGCGCAGCAGAAGGCGGAAAAGCTTAGTCAAAAGGACAGATCAGGTCAAGATTTTACAAAGGCTGGAAAGGAGGCGGTAAAGGATGTTAACAAAGAAAAAAATGCAGGGACATTAGCTTGTGAAAATTGTCAAACGCCACTTAAAGATTCTCCACAGAGCAAAAAAGGCGTACCTACACCTAAGGATGCCGCTCAAGTTGATCATATTGTGCCTAAGGCGAAAGGAGGGAGCGGTACCCCCGCAAATGGCCAGGTGCTGTGCCCGACCTGCAATGTTAGGAAGAGCGATAAAATGCTTTAA
- a CDS encoding DUF4265 domain-containing protein produces MMERQRIFFVQFTDEEAGETTTESMWCQKSGEYYILDNIPFIAKNISYGDTFAAEYDDTDGKYYFDHLVEESGNSTIRVLVFDKKEYQVVIEELHEKFKLETEELEVKNLIAINVEKDQEYRPIWEYLRFGEDNGRFTFQESCLAHARD; encoded by the coding sequence ATGATGGAAAGACAAAGAATATTCTTTGTGCAATTTACAGATGAAGAAGCTGGCGAAACGACCACAGAAAGTATGTGGTGCCAAAAAAGTGGAGAATACTATATTTTGGATAACATACCCTTTATCGCTAAGAATATTTCATACGGTGATACCTTCGCTGCTGAGTATGATGATACGGATGGTAAATACTACTTTGACCATTTGGTAGAGGAATCTGGAAATTCTACAATTAGAGTCCTTGTATTCGATAAGAAAGAATACCAGGTAGTGATAGAAGAATTGCATGAAAAGTTTAAACTTGAAACAGAAGAGTTAGAAGTCAAAAACCTCATAGCGATTAATGTGGAAAAAGATCAAGAATATAGACCGATTTGGGAATATTTGAGATTTGGAGAAGATAATGGAAGGTTTACGTTTCAGGAATCTTGTTTAGCACATGCTAGAGATTGA